A single region of the Phragmitibacter flavus genome encodes:
- the rbfA gene encoding 30S ribosome-binding factor RbfA: MNHRLLRVKELIRRELGTIMERHVTFPGALVTIHDVDITPDLKQCFIFVGVLGGEGDPREAVYKLNDMRVTLQRELFKRVILKNSPTLHFKYDNSIERGVKILHAIENLPEPLPEGEYDDSRVMDDDDDVEKGDDKKS; encoded by the coding sequence ATGAATCACCGCCTTCTTCGGGTCAAAGAACTTATCCGCCGTGAGTTGGGAACCATCATGGAAAGGCATGTGACTTTTCCAGGTGCCTTGGTGACGATTCACGATGTGGACATCACGCCCGATTTGAAGCAGTGCTTCATTTTTGTGGGGGTGCTGGGTGGCGAGGGTGATCCGCGCGAAGCGGTTTACAAATTGAACGACATGCGCGTGACCTTGCAGCGCGAGTTGTTCAAGCGGGTGATTCTCAAAAACTCACCGACCTTGCATTTCAAGTATGACAACTCGATTGAGCGTGGGGTGAAGATTTTGCATGCGATTGAGAACCTTCCTGAGCCGTTGCCCGAGGGTGAGTATGACGACAGCCGGGTGATGGACGACGACGATGATGTCGAGAAAGGTGATGACAAAAAAAGCTGA
- a CDS encoding DHH family phosphoesterase, which translates to MNDSFDHIGEVLRNAETIAIAGHVRPDGDAIGSIVALGHSLMLAGKKVRILSEDKVPLNLAFLPEVGLVEQPPESIENLDVAVALDTAVKDRLGDNVNRVFAGAKVLVNMDHHGTNPRYGHLNYIEMTSPATGQIIFDFLKSQGLPMDAVVRDHLYTAISTDTGSFQFSSTTAHTHRIIAEMMEAGSQFWELCQKLYNTFPLRRLLLQKALLNEMKLSAGNRIASWAMSHELQSEIGTQPGDTEGLIDMLRGIDGVISPVIFEEMADGRVRVSVRSKDERLDVSKVCLVFGGGGHRMASGARMAGPLAVAEQRFLEALEDEIKRIG; encoded by the coding sequence ATGAACGACAGCTTTGATCATATCGGCGAAGTTTTGCGCAATGCCGAAACCATCGCGATTGCGGGTCATGTGCGGCCCGATGGAGACGCGATTGGGTCCATCGTGGCCTTGGGGCATAGTCTGATGCTGGCGGGCAAGAAGGTGAGGATTTTGAGCGAAGACAAGGTGCCGCTCAATCTGGCGTTTTTGCCGGAGGTCGGATTGGTGGAGCAGCCGCCGGAATCCATTGAGAATCTTGATGTGGCGGTGGCTTTGGACACGGCGGTGAAGGATCGGTTGGGCGACAACGTGAACCGGGTTTTCGCAGGCGCGAAGGTGTTGGTGAACATGGATCATCACGGCACCAATCCGCGATACGGGCATTTGAATTACATCGAGATGACGTCGCCGGCGACGGGGCAGATCATCTTTGATTTTTTGAAGTCACAGGGGTTGCCGATGGATGCGGTGGTGCGGGATCATTTGTATACGGCGATCAGCACGGATACGGGATCGTTTCAGTTCAGCAGCACGACGGCGCACACGCACCGGATCATTGCCGAAATGATGGAGGCGGGGAGCCAGTTTTGGGAGCTTTGCCAAAAGCTTTACAACACGTTTCCGCTGCGGCGTTTGTTGTTGCAGAAGGCGTTGTTGAACGAGATGAAATTGAGCGCTGGTAATCGCATCGCGAGTTGGGCGATGTCGCATGAGTTGCAGTCGGAGATCGGAACGCAGCCAGGCGATACCGAAGGTTTGATCGACATGTTGCGGGGAATTGATGGGGTGATCAGTCCGGTGATTTTTGAGGAGATGGCGGATGGTCGGGTGCGCGTCAGTGTGCGCAGCAAGGATGAACGACTGGATGTGTCGAAGGTTTGTTTGGTGTTTGGTGGCGGGGGACATCGCATGGCGTCAGGAGCGCGAATGGCGGGTCCATTGGCGGTGGCGGAACAGAGATTTTTAGAAGCACTTGAAGATGAAATTAAACGAATCGGTTGA
- a CDS encoding sugar phosphate isomerase/epimerase family protein yields MRIAHRLPSWNGASFQTLCEKAAASGAHGVEIAPSDILPDPRELTLVQAASLIRTARTFGLEIIAFHQILSQPAWFNLLTPDPLLRRDTDKFLQHLIRICGALDGQILILDSPNARHISPRWNRNDSIQRAAELVHQSADIAHQHGITIAIQPMPRSQTHFLNTAAETIAFCEQVDHPACRLHLDLPSMHDEGKPLTDIIRDSRGWLAHLHLGSSSPHPPQDDAIISALHEIHYPHWISHSSTKEKSTAAQPRQLQSIAQH; encoded by the coding sequence ATGCGTATCGCCCATCGCCTCCCATCTTGGAATGGCGCGTCCTTCCAAACGCTCTGTGAAAAAGCCGCAGCCAGCGGCGCTCATGGAGTAGAAATCGCCCCTTCTGATATCCTTCCCGACCCTCGCGAACTCACCCTCGTGCAGGCCGCCAGCCTCATCCGCACCGCCCGAACGTTCGGACTCGAAATCATCGCCTTCCATCAAATCCTCTCCCAACCCGCCTGGTTCAACCTCCTCACCCCCGATCCCCTTCTACGCCGCGACACCGACAAATTCCTCCAACACCTCATCCGAATCTGCGGTGCCCTCGACGGCCAGATCCTCATTCTCGATAGCCCCAACGCTCGTCACATCAGCCCCCGCTGGAACCGCAACGACTCCATCCAACGCGCCGCCGAACTCGTCCATCAATCCGCCGACATCGCCCACCAACACGGCATCACTATCGCCATCCAACCGATGCCCCGTTCTCAAACCCACTTCCTCAACACCGCCGCCGAAACCATCGCCTTCTGCGAGCAAGTCGACCACCCCGCCTGCCGACTCCATCTCGACCTCCCCAGCATGCACGACGAAGGCAAACCCCTCACCGACATCATTCGCGACAGCCGCGGCTGGCTCGCCCACCTCCACCTCGGCTCCTCGTCACCTCACCCACCCCAAGACGACGCCATCATTTCCGCCCTTCACGAAATCCACTATCCCCACTGGATCAGCCACAGCTCCACCAAAGAAAAATCCACAGCCGCCCAGCCACGCCAACTCCAATCCATCGCCCAACACTAA
- the nusA gene encoding transcription termination factor NusA — protein sequence MISELKALFEYYEKEKGIDREKMVDALQSALLAASKRSIGPARELRIEIDPEKGAIKAYAKLLAVEGKPQNPFEELSIKNARKLKPDAQIGDEIDIEVTPKDFGRIAAQTAKQTWMQRLREAEKANLYEEFKDRTGDVVNGTIRRFDKSDVVVDLGKFEGVMTSRERVPTEDYTSGDRMRFYVKAVEKSTSRGPEIILSRSHPNFVRRLFEFEVSEISDRTVEIVSIAREAGYRTKVAVNSADDKVDPVGACVGLRGARVKNIVRELNNEKVDIIRWSKDVSEFTKEALKPIKILSIHVDEEHKRVHLTVSEEELSKAIGRKGQNARLTSRLIGYDLVIEKDEHAVKVFEGHVDVAVHQLAKSLDVSEDVARKLVDNGIPDLSVLATADAEDLAEMLDGDLELARAIVDKVAAKTSGSAAV from the coding sequence ATGATTAGCGAACTAAAAGCCCTTTTTGAATATTACGAGAAGGAGAAAGGCATCGACCGTGAGAAAATGGTCGACGCCCTCCAGAGTGCATTGCTGGCGGCATCGAAGCGCAGCATCGGCCCGGCGCGTGAATTGCGTATCGAAATTGATCCTGAAAAAGGGGCGATCAAGGCCTATGCAAAACTTCTTGCAGTCGAAGGCAAACCGCAAAATCCGTTTGAGGAGCTTTCCATCAAAAATGCCCGCAAGCTGAAGCCAGATGCGCAAATTGGCGACGAGATTGACATCGAAGTCACGCCCAAAGATTTTGGTCGTATTGCGGCCCAGACGGCCAAGCAAACCTGGATGCAGCGTCTGCGTGAGGCTGAAAAAGCCAATCTTTACGAAGAATTTAAGGATCGCACCGGCGATGTGGTGAACGGCACGATTCGCCGTTTCGACAAGTCGGATGTGGTGGTGGACCTCGGCAAATTTGAAGGCGTGATGACCTCGCGTGAGCGGGTGCCGACCGAAGACTACACCTCGGGCGACCGCATGCGTTTTTACGTCAAAGCGGTGGAGAAAAGCACTTCGCGTGGTCCGGAGATCATCCTGTCCCGGAGTCATCCGAACTTTGTTCGCCGTCTGTTTGAGTTTGAAGTAAGCGAAATCTCCGACCGCACGGTGGAGATTGTCAGCATCGCCCGTGAAGCGGGTTACCGGACCAAGGTCGCGGTGAACAGCGCCGACGACAAAGTCGATCCGGTGGGTGCCTGCGTGGGCCTGCGTGGAGCGCGGGTGAAGAACATTGTCCGTGAGCTCAACAACGAGAAGGTCGACATCATCCGCTGGAGCAAAGACGTTTCGGAGTTCACCAAGGAAGCGCTAAAGCCCATCAAAATTCTCTCCATTCATGTGGATGAAGAGCACAAGCGCGTGCATTTGACGGTGAGCGAAGAGGAATTGTCCAAGGCCATCGGTCGTAAAGGCCAAAATGCCCGGCTGACCTCGCGGTTGATTGGTTATGATTTGGTGATCGAGAAAGATGAGCATGCGGTCAAAGTGTTCGAAGGACACGTGGACGTCGCAGTGCATCAGCTTGCAAAATCCCTGGATGTGAGCGAAGATGTCGCCCGCAAATTGGTGGACAACGGTATTCCCGACCTGTCGGTGCTGGCCACTGCTGATGCGGAAGACCTGGCTGAGATGCTTGATGGTGATCTGGAGCTTGCTCGTGCGATCGTCGACAAGGTGGCTGCCAAAACGTCGGGGTCGGCGGCGGTTTAA
- the infB gene encoding translation initiation factor IF-2 has product MATKTSTPKTTKRSPSASPEDGQAASRQQKGAKAGETLSLIDDDKTAKPKRRNGDLKPASNFAPLGASKPKVDPSKPVAPIEPPKKTLDEEKASALSLFEETERRQEGRKKPRAVGQITAPIGSVLTPISLLRQEEEPTPPPAPVPAPVVADATEVASADGTVQAEEEVDSKIIHLKPPIIVKELSEKMGLKVFLVIKDLIEFKVFAKTDTAIEPEIAAKICEKHGFIFEKEKREKGAGVHKVEEKYEEPPPPPKPETVEEQDTFELRAPIITFMGHVDHGKTSLLDAVRKTSVVKGEAGGITQHIGAYSITFQGRPVTFIDTPGHAAFSEMRARGASVTDIVVLVVAADDGFKPQTVEALNHAKAAGVTIMCAINKSDLPGANPMRIKQQLQDAGLMPVEWGGETEVLEVSATKGIGMENFLETMSLQAEVLDLRADPKAPMRATVIESRMDPGRGPTATVIVQNGTLKVGEPFICGPYWGKVKNLINDFGQSIKEVKPGMPAEVVGFSGLPRVGDEVVEMENERAAKRLSEERQEEIRQTKLLAPSRSRLEALFAGISDGEKKALKIVLKTDVQGSLEAITKELLNIKSEKAKVQILHSAAGPISEGDILLASASDAIVIGFNVKVENNAVATAKREGVQVKLYSIIYELFDQVKEAMLGLLDPLTREKVLGHARVKVVFKLTRGRVAGCAVTDGRIDRKARARVIRDGQPVFDGHMDTLRRFHEEVPEVRNGLECGIRVANYHEYQEEDIIECYELEKMAQTL; this is encoded by the coding sequence ATGGCTACCAAAACCTCGACTCCCAAAACTACCAAACGCAGCCCCTCAGCCTCCCCAGAGGACGGTCAGGCGGCCTCGCGTCAACAGAAGGGAGCCAAGGCCGGTGAAACACTTTCGTTGATTGATGACGACAAGACTGCCAAGCCGAAACGCCGCAATGGCGATTTGAAGCCAGCCTCCAATTTTGCGCCACTTGGAGCATCGAAACCCAAGGTGGATCCTTCGAAACCAGTGGCCCCTATTGAGCCTCCCAAAAAGACGCTCGATGAGGAAAAAGCCAGTGCACTTTCCCTTTTTGAGGAGACGGAGCGTCGCCAGGAAGGTCGTAAAAAGCCGCGTGCGGTGGGACAGATTACTGCTCCGATCGGCAGCGTGCTGACTCCGATTTCGTTGCTGCGTCAGGAAGAAGAGCCAACACCTCCGCCAGCACCTGTGCCTGCTCCGGTGGTGGCCGATGCGACTGAAGTGGCATCCGCTGATGGCACCGTTCAGGCCGAAGAGGAAGTCGACAGCAAGATCATCCATCTCAAGCCACCGATCATCGTCAAGGAACTGTCTGAGAAGATGGGCTTGAAGGTGTTTTTGGTGATCAAAGATCTGATTGAGTTCAAGGTGTTCGCGAAGACCGACACGGCCATCGAGCCCGAGATCGCCGCAAAAATTTGCGAGAAACACGGTTTCATCTTTGAGAAAGAGAAGCGCGAAAAAGGCGCGGGCGTTCACAAGGTTGAAGAGAAGTATGAAGAGCCGCCACCGCCGCCGAAGCCTGAAACGGTTGAAGAGCAGGACACCTTTGAGCTGCGTGCGCCGATCATCACTTTCATGGGTCACGTTGACCATGGCAAAACTTCGCTTCTGGATGCAGTTCGCAAGACTTCGGTCGTGAAGGGCGAAGCGGGTGGCATCACCCAGCACATTGGTGCTTACAGCATTACTTTCCAAGGCCGTCCGGTAACTTTCATTGATACTCCAGGTCACGCCGCGTTCTCTGAGATGCGTGCCCGTGGTGCGAGTGTGACGGACATCGTGGTGTTGGTGGTTGCGGCCGATGACGGTTTCAAACCGCAGACGGTGGAAGCTTTGAACCACGCGAAAGCGGCGGGAGTGACGATCATGTGCGCCATCAACAAGAGCGATCTGCCAGGTGCGAATCCGATGCGAATCAAGCAGCAGCTGCAGGACGCAGGTTTGATGCCGGTCGAGTGGGGTGGCGAGACGGAAGTGCTTGAGGTCTCTGCGACCAAGGGCATCGGGATGGAAAACTTTTTGGAGACGATGTCTCTGCAAGCGGAAGTGCTTGATCTGCGTGCGGATCCGAAGGCACCGATGCGTGCGACGGTGATTGAATCACGCATGGATCCGGGTCGTGGACCAACCGCCACAGTGATCGTGCAAAACGGCACGCTCAAAGTGGGCGAGCCTTTCATCTGCGGTCCTTACTGGGGCAAGGTAAAAAATCTGATCAATGACTTCGGTCAGTCGATCAAAGAAGTGAAACCTGGCATGCCTGCAGAGGTGGTCGGTTTCAGTGGTCTGCCTCGTGTTGGCGATGAAGTCGTCGAGATGGAAAACGAGCGTGCCGCCAAGCGTTTGAGCGAGGAGAGGCAGGAGGAGATTCGTCAGACGAAGCTTCTTGCTCCAAGTCGCAGTCGTTTGGAAGCATTGTTTGCTGGCATTTCCGATGGTGAGAAAAAGGCGCTTAAAATTGTCCTTAAAACGGATGTGCAGGGTTCGCTGGAAGCGATCACCAAAGAGTTGCTCAACATCAAGAGCGAGAAGGCGAAGGTGCAAATTCTGCACAGCGCGGCAGGTCCGATTTCTGAAGGCGACATTCTTTTGGCAAGTGCTTCGGATGCGATCGTCATTGGTTTCAACGTGAAGGTCGAAAACAACGCGGTGGCCACGGCCAAGCGTGAAGGCGTTCAGGTGAAACTTTACAGCATCATCTACGAATTGTTCGACCAGGTGAAAGAGGCCATGCTTGGTCTGCTTGATCCGTTGACGCGCGAGAAGGTGCTGGGTCATGCACGGGTGAAGGTGGTGTTCAAGCTTACCCGCGGTCGTGTGGCTGGTTGTGCGGTGACGGATGGTCGTATTGATCGCAAGGCGAGAGCCCGTGTGATCCGCGATGGTCAGCCGGTGTTCGATGGTCACATGGATACCCTGCGTCGTTTCCACGAGGAAGTGCCTGAGGTCCGCAATGGCCTGGAGTGCGGTATCCGCGTTGCCAATTATCACGAGTATCAGGAAGAAGACATCATCGAGTGTTACGAGCTCGAGAAGATGGCGCAGACGCTGTAA
- the truB gene encoding tRNA pseudouridine(55) synthase TruB produces MKLNESVDGVLLVDKSPGMTSHDVVAVARRCLNTKKIGHCGTLDPMATGMLILVIGKATRMSDLLMSEDKEYIGTATLGTATSTQDKEGEVIEEHPVPAFTDEQIKEVFDGFRGDFYQLPPMVSAIKKDGVPLYKLARQGKVVEREPRLVHVFDHEITRIELPEIDFRVVCTKGFYVRTYAHDIGQKLGCAAHLSSLRRTRSGSFKLEPGKFATFEMLKEGRREEVEAAMLSLYDVSKLRGA; encoded by the coding sequence ATGAAATTAAACGAATCGGTTGATGGTGTGTTGTTGGTGGACAAGTCCCCCGGAATGACTTCGCATGATGTGGTGGCGGTGGCACGACGCTGCCTGAACACGAAAAAAATTGGTCATTGTGGGACACTGGATCCGATGGCGACCGGCATGTTGATTTTGGTGATCGGCAAAGCGACGCGCATGTCGGATTTGTTGATGAGCGAAGACAAGGAATACATCGGCACGGCGACTTTGGGCACGGCGACTTCGACTCAGGACAAAGAAGGTGAAGTGATTGAGGAGCATCCGGTGCCGGCGTTTACGGATGAGCAGATCAAGGAGGTCTTTGATGGTTTCCGTGGGGATTTTTATCAACTGCCGCCGATGGTTTCGGCGATCAAGAAAGACGGGGTGCCGCTGTATAAGCTGGCGCGTCAGGGCAAGGTGGTGGAGCGTGAGCCGAGGTTGGTGCATGTGTTTGATCACGAGATCACCAGGATTGAGCTGCCGGAGATTGATTTCAGGGTAGTTTGCACCAAAGGATTTTATGTGCGCACCTATGCGCATGACATTGGTCAGAAGCTTGGCTGTGCGGCGCATTTGAGTTCTTTGCGCCGGACGCGTTCGGGCAGTTTCAAGCTGGAGCCAGGAAAGTTCGCGACTTTTGAGATGTTGAAGGAGGGACGTCGTGAGGAAGTGGAGGCGGCGATGCTGTCGTTGTATGATGTTTCGAAGTTGCGTGGAGCTTGA
- a CDS encoding bifunctional riboflavin kinase/FAD synthetase produces the protein MQVLSSIEELSRIHGPVALAIGVFDGVHRGHREVIGAALEHAEQHHGTGVVMTFDPHPMRVLRPNDAPGLLCSTRHKLMLLERIGVGCVVVCPFDEAMSRTDAGQFVERLVKACQPLGFVSVGYSWSFGKGGAGNIHRLMELGSEHDFGVYGVPEVKVDGAVVSSTRIREAVKAGDFAGAKRLLGRDYSVLGEVVHGRQLGRQLGFPTANVAVENEQLPPTGVYAVRAWMDGIEYAGVANLGNRPTVGGVDRSLEVHLLDVSGDYYGKLMEVAFVEKLRDEQKFSGVEELKEQIGRDVLRGREIAASDDDK, from the coding sequence ATGCAAGTGCTTTCGTCCATTGAAGAGTTGTCACGGATTCATGGTCCGGTGGCCTTGGCGATTGGGGTATTTGACGGGGTGCATCGGGGGCATCGGGAGGTGATTGGTGCGGCGCTGGAACATGCGGAGCAGCATCATGGCACGGGGGTGGTGATGACTTTTGATCCGCATCCGATGCGGGTGTTGCGTCCGAATGATGCGCCGGGATTGTTATGCAGCACGCGGCACAAGCTGATGTTGCTGGAGCGGATCGGCGTCGGCTGTGTGGTGGTGTGTCCGTTCGACGAAGCAATGTCGCGCACCGATGCGGGGCAGTTTGTTGAGCGATTGGTGAAGGCGTGCCAGCCTTTGGGTTTTGTGTCGGTGGGTTATTCGTGGAGTTTTGGCAAAGGCGGGGCGGGGAATATTCATCGACTGATGGAACTGGGCAGCGAGCACGATTTTGGGGTTTATGGGGTGCCTGAAGTGAAGGTGGATGGTGCGGTGGTGAGCAGCACGAGGATTCGGGAAGCGGTGAAGGCGGGTGATTTTGCGGGGGCGAAGCGATTGCTGGGACGGGATTACTCGGTGTTGGGGGAGGTGGTGCATGGTCGGCAGTTGGGACGGCAATTGGGATTTCCAACGGCCAATGTGGCGGTGGAGAATGAGCAGTTACCACCGACCGGCGTTTATGCGGTTCGTGCGTGGATGGACGGGATCGAGTATGCGGGGGTGGCGAACTTGGGGAATCGTCCGACAGTGGGTGGCGTGGATCGTAGTCTGGAGGTCCATCTGCTGGATGTCAGCGGGGATTATTACGGGAAGCTGATGGAGGTGGCGTTTGTGGAGAAGCTGCGGGATGAGCAGAAGTTTAGTGGAGTGGAGGAGTTGAAGGAGCAGATTGGTCGTGATGTGCTGCGCGGTCGGGAGATTGCTGCGAGTGACGATGATAAATAA
- a CDS encoding Gfo/Idh/MocA family protein: MPSSLSRRHLLRNSLFAGTALALPTWSRAAGANSDIRIAVIGFNSKGAGHIKSLLKIKGVRLAALCDVDTDVIDKHVEQLKKLNLTVKTYADYRKLVEDPDIDAVVIATPNHTHTVIALAALAAGKHVYVEKPVCHNIHEGALLVAAGKKVEGKLILQHGMQRRSDPGWDAAEEYLKTGALGKTVLSRAMNFRARQSIGQVTSAQKPPTTVDYDLWSGPREIVPIMREQFHYDWHWQWAYGNGDIGNNGPHQLDVARRAIGNPATLPLRVMSFGHRWGYTDNGETPNNQFALYDYGNDTPPILFDNRGLPRADMNWQKGWEPAYKGVRIGNIYHCEGGYIAESKAYDNQGKWNGVKFPINDGADHMNHFISSIQTGKRVHENLHINHGFQAAALAHMANISYRVGKQIPVDQIRERITNDTLILETFNDFTANLEANQINLATTPPILGPWLTFNPDTLKFEGEFAPEANSIAESDTYRKGFELTQV; encoded by the coding sequence ATGCCATCATCACTCTCCCGCCGCCACCTCCTGCGCAACTCCCTCTTCGCCGGCACCGCCCTCGCCCTTCCCACCTGGTCCCGCGCCGCCGGAGCCAACAGCGACATCCGCATCGCCGTGATCGGTTTCAATTCCAAAGGCGCTGGCCACATCAAATCCCTTCTCAAAATCAAAGGCGTTCGCCTCGCGGCCCTCTGCGATGTCGATACCGACGTCATCGACAAACACGTTGAGCAGCTCAAAAAACTCAACCTCACCGTCAAGACCTACGCCGATTACCGCAAGCTCGTTGAAGATCCCGACATCGATGCTGTCGTCATTGCCACTCCGAACCACACCCACACCGTGATCGCTCTCGCCGCCCTCGCCGCAGGCAAGCATGTCTACGTGGAAAAACCCGTCTGCCACAACATCCACGAAGGAGCCCTGCTCGTCGCCGCAGGCAAAAAAGTCGAAGGCAAACTCATCCTTCAACACGGCATGCAACGTCGGTCTGATCCCGGTTGGGACGCCGCCGAAGAATATCTCAAAACCGGTGCCCTCGGCAAAACCGTCCTCTCCCGCGCCATGAACTTCCGCGCCCGTCAAAGCATCGGCCAGGTCACCTCCGCCCAAAAGCCACCCACCACCGTCGACTACGATCTCTGGTCCGGACCACGCGAAATCGTCCCCATCATGCGCGAGCAATTCCACTACGACTGGCACTGGCAATGGGCTTATGGCAACGGCGACATCGGCAACAACGGCCCCCATCAACTCGACGTCGCCCGCCGCGCCATCGGCAACCCCGCCACCCTTCCCCTCCGCGTCATGAGCTTCGGCCACCGCTGGGGATACACCGACAACGGCGAGACCCCCAACAACCAGTTCGCCCTCTACGATTACGGCAACGACACACCGCCCATCCTCTTTGACAATCGCGGCCTTCCGCGCGCAGACATGAACTGGCAAAAAGGCTGGGAACCCGCCTACAAAGGCGTTCGCATCGGCAACATCTATCATTGTGAAGGCGGTTACATCGCCGAATCCAAAGCCTACGACAACCAGGGCAAATGGAACGGCGTCAAATTCCCCATCAACGACGGAGCCGATCACATGAACCACTTCATCTCCTCGATTCAGACCGGCAAACGCGTTCACGAAAATCTCCACATCAACCACGGCTTCCAGGCCGCCGCCCTCGCCCACATGGCCAACATCAGCTATCGCGTCGGCAAACAAATTCCCGTCGACCAAATCCGCGAACGCATCACCAACGACACCCTCATCCTCGAAACCTTCAACGACTTCACCGCCAACCTTGAAGCCAACCAAATCAACCTCGCCACCACCCCGCCCATCCTCGGCCCCTGGCTCACGTTCAATCCCGACACCCTAAAATTCGAAGGCGAGTTCGCCCCCGAAGCCAACTCCATCGCCGAATCCGACACCTACCGCAAAGGCTTCGAACTTACTCAGGTCTAA
- a CDS encoding Gfo/Idh/MocA family protein: MPRFLAILLLFFTSLPLSAADPIRAGIIGLDTSHAVAFTTTLNQGPKKPEDAPKFAGVKVIAAYPQGSKDIPSSIERVPEYTEKLKAMGVTIVDSIEALLPLVDVIFLESNDGRVHLEQIRPVLKAGKPVFIDKPVGGSLADVLTIYAEAKQAGVPIFSSSSLRYGKNTQLVRNGSIGLPKTAFTHSPAKIEPTHPDLFWYGIHGVESLVTTMGPGCLSVKRGTTPDGLIQVTGTWPDHRTGTFMESNTSDRKGYGGKATSVNGEAPVGGFDTYDPLLVEIVKFFKTRKSPVSDEETIEIYAFMEAADESKRQNGAEVTLQSVIEKATVSLAK; the protein is encoded by the coding sequence ATGCCACGCTTCCTCGCCATCCTCCTCCTCTTCTTCACTTCGTTACCCCTATCCGCCGCCGATCCCATCCGCGCCGGCATCATCGGCCTCGACACCTCCCACGCCGTGGCCTTCACCACCACCCTCAACCAAGGCCCCAAGAAACCCGAAGACGCCCCGAAATTCGCCGGCGTCAAAGTCATCGCCGCCTATCCCCAAGGCAGCAAAGACATTCCCTCCAGCATCGAACGCGTTCCCGAATACACCGAGAAACTCAAAGCCATGGGCGTGACCATCGTCGACTCCATCGAAGCCCTTCTCCCGCTTGTCGATGTCATCTTCCTAGAAAGCAACGACGGCCGCGTCCATCTTGAACAAATCCGCCCCGTCCTCAAAGCAGGCAAGCCCGTCTTCATCGACAAACCCGTCGGCGGTTCCCTCGCCGATGTCCTCACCATCTACGCCGAAGCCAAACAAGCTGGCGTTCCCATCTTCTCCTCCTCATCCCTGCGCTACGGCAAAAACACCCAACTCGTCCGAAACGGTTCCATCGGCCTTCCGAAAACCGCCTTCACCCACAGCCCCGCAAAAATCGAACCCACCCATCCCGACCTCTTCTGGTATGGCATCCATGGGGTCGAATCCCTCGTCACCACCATGGGTCCCGGCTGTCTGTCCGTCAAACGCGGCACCACCCCCGACGGACTCATCCAGGTCACCGGCACCTGGCCCGACCACCGCACCGGGACTTTCATGGAATCCAACACCAGCGACCGCAAAGGTTACGGCGGAAAAGCCACCAGCGTCAATGGCGAAGCCCCTGTCGGCGGCTTTGACACCTATGATCCCCTTCTCGTCGAAATCGTCAAATTCTTCAAAACCCGCAAGTCCCCCGTCTCCGACGAAGAAACCATCGAAATCTACGCCTTCATGGAAGCCGCCGACGAAAGCAAACGTCAGAATGGCGCCGAAGTCACCCTCCAAAGCGTCATCGAAAAAGCCACAGTATCATTGGCCAAATAG